The following proteins are encoded in a genomic region of Bradyrhizobium sp. SK17:
- the accB gene encoding acetyl-CoA carboxylase biotin carboxyl carrier protein, whose translation MARQPDDKPAAKSKSDSKSDDSVLIRELALLLAETNLTEIEIERAGLRVRVARNISIAASVPTAVHAVAAPAAVAVPAAAATDLAKHPGAVPSPMVGTAYWAPEPGAKPFVEVGTKVTAGQTLLIIEAMKTMNQIPSPRAGTVTQILVEDGQPVEFGEPLVIIE comes from the coding sequence ATGGCGCGCCAGCCAGACGACAAACCAGCCGCAAAATCCAAGAGCGACTCCAAGAGCGACGACAGCGTCCTCATCCGCGAGCTCGCCCTTCTGCTTGCTGAGACCAACCTTACCGAGATCGAGATCGAACGCGCCGGCCTTCGCGTCCGGGTCGCCCGCAACATCAGCATCGCGGCCTCGGTGCCGACGGCCGTGCATGCCGTCGCCGCGCCGGCCGCAGTGGCGGTGCCTGCCGCCGCCGCAACCGACCTCGCAAAGCACCCGGGCGCCGTGCCCTCGCCGATGGTCGGTACCGCCTATTGGGCACCCGAGCCGGGCGCCAAGCCGTTCGTCGAAGTCGGCACCAAGGTCACGGCCGGGCAGACGCTTCTGATCATCGAGGCGATGAAGACGATGAACCAGATCCCGTCGCCGCGCGCTGGCACCGTGACGCAGATTCTCGTCGAGGACGGCCAGCCGGTCGAATTCGGCGAGCCGCTCGTCATCATTGAATAG
- the aroQ gene encoding type II 3-dehydroquinate dehydratase: MAAAGTIYVLNGPNLNLLGTREPETYGHATLADVEKLCADTARQFGLTADCRQSNREGELIDFIHEAHAKKAAGIIINAGGYSHTSIALHDALVAVKIPAVEVHVSNIHARESFRDHSFIAKAAFASLCGFGIDGYRLAMIGLATKIGAKIDAKAKT, encoded by the coding sequence ATGGCTGCTGCCGGAACGATCTATGTGCTGAACGGCCCGAACCTCAACCTGCTGGGGACGCGCGAGCCGGAGACCTACGGCCATGCCACCCTCGCCGACGTCGAGAAGCTGTGCGCGGACACTGCGCGCCAGTTCGGACTGACCGCCGACTGCCGGCAGTCCAACCGCGAGGGCGAGCTGATCGATTTCATCCACGAGGCTCACGCCAAGAAAGCGGCCGGCATCATCATCAACGCCGGCGGCTACTCTCATACCTCGATCGCACTGCATGACGCACTGGTCGCGGTGAAAATCCCCGCCGTCGAAGTTCACGTCAGCAACATCCACGCCCGCGAGAGCTTCCGGGACCACTCGTTCATTGCTAAAGCCGCCTTCGCGTCACTTTGCGGTTTCGGCATCGACGGCTACCGGCTCGCGATGATCGGCCTTGCCACCAAAATCGGTGCCAAGATCGATGCAAAGGCAAAGACTTAA